A window of the Myxococcus fulvus genome harbors these coding sequences:
- a CDS encoding tetratricopeptide repeat protein: MSTSPSKTLSPAELAKLEHAFASDPSSAAYKPLAEAYLSMGRFMEAMVVCKKGVKAHPNAADPRLLLARVYAEQGKDKKALEEALGALQVQPEDKGALRMAGALQLKTGEAEPGKANLLKAYSVDPGDPDTVTLLQQHKIDPPRPAAPQAPVAAPPVLSPTATQQSAASLASGVAATAEPVAAPTPKPAATPRAPSGSAAPVRAESPAQRQAPAQPRRPQPVVVDEVDDDDEDDSPRGRRNSPQGGGRGKWVTFALLGALVLFIPGYMMYTRHTRNVARELKKHLEASAELLKRDSFDSYKKACEAADKALEVNSDSGLAHGYLSYAYAIRWGEHGGGDDARRRAEEHLAAGMKAGDVSSHLIAAEALVQTYGGKGKEALGKLEETVKGLDAQGRSSSLLYLTLGLIQMNAGDLDRGRDSLERAQVLAPDDPRIYSGLGAVYRRLGQDNTAWKNYDLALRYEKDHPESLLGRSLLMLDQDAPNYPLVQSMLKKLLDAEPPPSPRQLAAAHLARSLLVSRVSASLPNEKPDMQQKLVEATGVPLDPQKARAEMLKSEETGFTLDKQNPDLHLIKGRRLLTEGNFDQAAEEIRKAIRVDGSRAQFHVELAKALMGKQGGEKEAAEALQTALKTMGDSPKLVVMLGNAYRRQGKLDDALKQYERAVKDPKAKNPEARLAMGAIYRERSDWTNAQTQLEKASQEFVGQPERSAIALTELARVYQGKGDAAKADETYQRALNADEAFSPAYYFYATLLSKDSKQGPKAKMLAQEYLKREPSGEHATAARTLTGG; encoded by the coding sequence ATGTCTACCTCCCCTTCGAAGACGTTGAGCCCGGCAGAGCTCGCGAAGCTCGAACACGCGTTCGCTTCCGATCCCTCGTCCGCCGCCTACAAACCTCTAGCCGAAGCGTACCTGAGCATGGGTCGCTTCATGGAGGCGATGGTCGTCTGCAAGAAGGGCGTCAAGGCGCATCCGAACGCCGCCGACCCCCGCTTGTTGCTCGCCCGTGTGTACGCGGAGCAGGGCAAGGACAAGAAGGCCCTGGAAGAGGCGCTCGGCGCGCTCCAGGTCCAGCCCGAGGACAAGGGCGCGCTGCGCATGGCTGGCGCCCTCCAGCTGAAGACGGGCGAAGCCGAGCCCGGCAAGGCGAACCTCCTCAAGGCGTACAGCGTGGACCCGGGAGACCCGGACACCGTCACGCTGCTCCAGCAGCACAAGATCGACCCGCCGCGTCCGGCCGCGCCCCAGGCGCCCGTCGCCGCGCCGCCGGTGCTCTCGCCCACCGCCACGCAGCAGTCCGCCGCGTCGCTGGCCAGCGGCGTCGCCGCCACGGCCGAGCCTGTCGCCGCGCCCACGCCCAAGCCCGCGGCCACGCCGCGCGCGCCCTCGGGCTCCGCGGCCCCGGTGCGCGCCGAGTCCCCCGCGCAGCGTCAGGCCCCCGCCCAGCCCCGTCGCCCTCAGCCGGTGGTGGTGGACGAGGTCGATGACGACGACGAGGACGACTCGCCCCGCGGCCGTCGCAACTCCCCGCAGGGTGGGGGACGCGGCAAGTGGGTGACGTTCGCGCTGCTGGGCGCCCTGGTGCTCTTCATCCCCGGCTACATGATGTACACGCGGCACACGCGCAACGTGGCCCGGGAGCTGAAGAAGCACCTGGAGGCGTCCGCGGAGCTGCTCAAGCGCGACTCCTTCGACAGCTACAAGAAGGCGTGCGAGGCGGCCGACAAGGCGCTGGAGGTGAACTCCGACTCCGGCCTGGCCCATGGCTACCTGTCGTACGCCTACGCCATCCGCTGGGGCGAGCACGGTGGCGGCGACGACGCGCGCCGCCGCGCCGAGGAGCACCTGGCCGCGGGCATGAAGGCGGGCGACGTCAGCTCGCACCTCATCGCGGCCGAGGCGCTCGTGCAGACCTACGGCGGCAAGGGCAAGGAGGCCCTGGGCAAGCTGGAGGAGACGGTGAAGGGCCTGGACGCCCAGGGGCGCTCCAGCTCGCTGCTCTACCTGACGCTCGGCCTCATCCAGATGAACGCCGGTGACCTGGACCGCGGCCGCGACTCGCTGGAGCGCGCCCAGGTGCTCGCGCCGGACGACCCGCGCATCTACTCGGGCCTGGGCGCGGTGTACCGCCGGCTGGGCCAGGACAACACGGCCTGGAAGAACTACGACCTGGCCCTGCGCTACGAGAAGGACCACCCGGAGTCGCTCCTGGGCCGCTCCCTCTTGATGCTCGACCAGGACGCGCCCAACTACCCCCTGGTCCAGTCCATGCTGAAGAAGCTGCTGGACGCCGAGCCCCCGCCGTCGCCCCGTCAGCTCGCCGCCGCGCACCTGGCGCGCTCGCTGTTGGTCAGCCGCGTCTCCGCGTCGCTGCCCAACGAGAAGCCGGACATGCAGCAGAAGCTGGTGGAGGCCACGGGCGTGCCGCTGGACCCGCAGAAGGCGCGCGCGGAGATGCTCAAGAGCGAGGAGACGGGCTTCACGCTCGACAAGCAGAACCCGGACCTGCACCTCATCAAGGGCCGCCGGCTGCTCACCGAGGGCAACTTCGACCAGGCCGCCGAGGAGATCCGCAAGGCCATCCGCGTGGACGGCTCGCGCGCCCAGTTCCACGTCGAGCTGGCCAAGGCCCTCATGGGCAAGCAGGGCGGCGAGAAGGAAGCCGCCGAGGCGCTCCAGACGGCCCTCAAGACGATGGGCGACAGCCCCAAGCTGGTGGTCATGCTGGGCAACGCCTACCGCCGCCAGGGCAAGCTGGATGACGCCCTCAAGCAGTACGAGCGCGCGGTGAAGGACCCCAAGGCGAAGAACCCCGAGGCCCGCCTGGCCATGGGCGCCATCTACCGCGAGCGCTCCGACTGGACGAACGCGCAGACGCAGCTGGAGAAGGCGAGCCAGGAGTTCGTCGGCCAGCCCGAGCGCTCGGCCATTGCCCTCACGGAGCTGGCGCGCGTCTACCAGGGCAAGGGCGACGCGGCGAAGGCGGACGAGACGTACCAGCGCGCCCTCAACGCCGACGAGGCCTTCTCCCCGGCGTACTACTTCTACGCCACGCTGCTCTCCAAGGACTCCAAGCAGGGGCCCAAGGCGAAGATGCTGGCGCAGGAGTACCTCAAGCGCGAGCCGAGCGGCGAGCACGCCACCGCGGCGCGCACCCTCACCGGGGGCTGA
- a CDS encoding DUF2760 domain-containing protein, translating into MTDPSASLSFFARFWLAWLCFWRCLVSGDFARAVLPASRAYDAGQLNLLPSGEAAPATPPPAVKPPAPPPALPPEREHASALTLLAMLQREGRLVDFLQENVAAYSDAEVGAACRTVHEGCRKVLGQYFTVKPVLPESEGASVTVPAGFDAQRIRLTGNVTGTPPHNGTLRHHGWVTTEVKFPAVSTAMDPRVLAPAEVELA; encoded by the coding sequence ATGACTGACCCGTCCGCCTCCCTGTCGTTCTTCGCGCGGTTCTGGCTCGCCTGGCTCTGCTTCTGGCGCTGCCTCGTCTCCGGAGACTTCGCCCGCGCCGTTCTTCCGGCCAGCCGGGCCTACGACGCCGGACAGCTGAACCTGCTCCCCTCCGGTGAGGCCGCGCCCGCCACCCCGCCCCCGGCGGTGAAGCCCCCCGCGCCGCCCCCCGCCCTGCCGCCCGAGCGCGAGCACGCCAGCGCCCTGACGCTGCTGGCGATGCTGCAGCGGGAGGGTCGGCTGGTGGACTTCCTCCAGGAGAACGTGGCCGCCTACTCGGACGCCGAGGTGGGGGCCGCGTGCCGCACCGTCCATGAGGGGTGCCGCAAGGTGCTCGGCCAGTACTTCACGGTGAAGCCGGTGCTGCCCGAGTCGGAGGGCGCGTCGGTGACGGTGCCCGCGGGCTTCGACGCCCAGCGCATCCGCCTCACCGGGAACGTGACGGGCACCCCGCCCCACAACGGGACGCTGCGCCACCATGGTTGGGTGACGACGGAAGTGAAGTTCCCGGCGGTGAGCACCGCCATGGACCCGCGAGTGCTTGCTCCGGCGGAAGTCGAGCTCGCCTGA
- a CDS encoding Hsp70 family protein: protein MARYSIGIDLGTTHSAVSYFNLEDGKPRGRSQSMLPIPQLTAPGTLEARPLLPSFLYLPAAQEFPQGSLALPWNPDASSVIGELARSHGAKVPTRLVSSPKSWLSHPGVDRRSPLLPWQAPEDVQRVSPLDASARFLRHLKEAWDSTFAQGREEEGNQLARQDVIVTVPASFDAAARELTLEAAKAAGIEHLTLLEEPQAALYAWLEAMGETFRQQVKPGEVILVVDVGGGTSDFSVITVKDRAGEVELLRVAVGDHILLGGDNMDLALAHTLNQRLGAEGKKLDPWQFNALTHGCRQAKETLYADTSLDKVPISIPGRGSSLIGGTLRTELTREELDRVLTDGFFPVTPLSELPRTARRTGLAQMALPYAQDAGVSRHLAAFLTRQAQALKSSHDAPVDVGDKSFLHPTAVLFNGGVFKAGPLKARVMEVLNLWLRADGGEPAKELEGADLDLSVARGAAYYGWVRQGNGLRIRGGTARAYYVGVESSMPAVPGFEPPVKALCVAPFGMEEGTQADVPPQEFGLVTGEPTSFRFFSSSMRRDDRVGTMVEDVADELAKGEMEELAPIETTMPGQPAAFGDLTPVNLQAAVTEVGTLELRCLEKGGDGRWKLELNVRMKE, encoded by the coding sequence ATGGCCCGCTATTCCATCGGCATCGACCTCGGCACCACCCACTCGGCGGTGTCGTACTTCAACCTCGAGGACGGCAAGCCTCGGGGCCGCTCGCAGTCCATGCTGCCCATCCCGCAACTGACGGCGCCCGGCACCCTCGAGGCCCGTCCGCTGCTGCCCTCCTTCTTGTACCTGCCCGCGGCGCAGGAGTTCCCTCAAGGGAGCCTCGCGCTGCCGTGGAACCCGGACGCGTCCTCGGTCATCGGTGAGCTGGCGCGCTCGCACGGGGCCAAGGTGCCCACGCGACTGGTGTCCTCGCCCAAGAGCTGGCTGTCGCACCCGGGCGTGGACCGGCGCTCGCCGCTGCTCCCCTGGCAGGCGCCGGAGGACGTGCAGCGGGTGTCCCCGCTGGATGCGTCCGCCCGGTTCCTGCGCCACCTCAAGGAGGCGTGGGACTCCACCTTCGCCCAGGGGCGCGAGGAGGAGGGCAACCAGCTGGCCCGGCAGGACGTCATCGTCACCGTGCCCGCCTCGTTCGACGCGGCGGCGCGCGAGCTGACGCTGGAGGCGGCCAAGGCGGCGGGAATCGAGCACCTCACCTTGTTGGAGGAGCCGCAGGCCGCGCTGTACGCGTGGCTGGAGGCGATGGGTGAGACGTTCCGCCAGCAGGTGAAGCCCGGCGAGGTCATCCTGGTGGTGGACGTGGGCGGCGGCACGTCCGACTTCTCCGTCATCACCGTGAAGGACCGGGCCGGCGAGGTGGAGCTTTTGCGCGTGGCGGTGGGCGACCACATCCTGCTGGGCGGCGACAACATGGACCTTGCGCTGGCGCACACGCTCAACCAGCGCCTGGGGGCCGAGGGCAAGAAGCTGGACCCGTGGCAGTTCAACGCCCTCACCCATGGATGCCGGCAGGCGAAGGAGACGCTGTACGCGGACACCTCGCTGGACAAGGTGCCCATCTCCATCCCCGGGCGGGGCTCGTCGCTCATCGGCGGCACGCTGCGCACGGAGCTGACGCGCGAGGAGCTGGACCGGGTCCTCACCGACGGCTTCTTCCCGGTGACGCCGCTGTCGGAGCTGCCTCGCACGGCGCGGCGCACGGGTCTGGCGCAGATGGCGCTGCCCTACGCGCAGGACGCTGGCGTGTCGCGGCACCTGGCGGCCTTCCTCACCCGACAGGCGCAGGCGCTGAAGTCCAGCCACGACGCGCCGGTGGACGTCGGTGACAAGTCCTTCCTGCACCCGACGGCGGTGCTCTTCAACGGTGGCGTCTTCAAGGCCGGGCCGCTCAAGGCGCGCGTCATGGAGGTGCTCAACCTGTGGTTGAGGGCGGACGGCGGCGAGCCGGCGAAGGAGCTGGAGGGCGCGGACCTGGACCTGTCGGTGGCGCGCGGCGCGGCGTACTACGGCTGGGTGCGGCAGGGGAACGGCCTGCGCATCCGGGGCGGCACGGCGCGCGCGTACTACGTGGGCGTGGAGTCGTCGATGCCGGCGGTGCCGGGCTTCGAGCCTCCGGTGAAGGCGCTGTGCGTGGCGCCCTTCGGCATGGAGGAGGGCACGCAGGCGGATGTGCCGCCGCAGGAGTTCGGGCTCGTCACGGGGGAGCCCACGAGCTTCCGCTTCTTCTCCTCCTCGATGCGGCGCGACGACCGCGTCGGCACGATGGTGGAGGACGTGGCGGACGAGCTGGCGAAGGGGGAGATGGAGGAGCTGGCCCCCATCGAGACCACCATGCCCGGACAGCCCGCGGCCTTCGGCGACTTGACGCCCGTCAACCTGCAGGCGGCGGTGACGGAGGTGGGGACGCTGGAGCTGCGGTGCCTGGAGAAAGGTGGCGACGGACGTTGGAAGCTGGAGCTCAACGTCCGCATGAAGGAGTAG
- a CDS encoding Hsp70 family protein, producing MRIVGIDLGTTHCAVASVDPARGASAPVEDFPVSQLVRQGEVAPRALLPSTVYVPAGHELSAESLRLPWGDDGGPWVVGELARWQGSRVPGRLIASAKSWLCHPGVDRSAPILPWGAPADVAKLSPVDASALLLTHLARAWDFAHPDAPLAQQEVVITVPASFDEAARALTVSAARKAGLEKFTLLEEPQAAFYDYTARHRSDLEQTLSHVRLVLVVDVGGGTTDFTLVHAGVSPEGPMLRRLAVGDHLMLGGDNMDAALARRVEEKLFSDGRRLSATQWTQAIQAARTAKEALLGKAPPEKYGVSLVSEGSRLLGGTLSSELSREEAHALVLDGFFPRTPPTERPRRAARMALQELGLPYVQDAAVTRHLAAFLAQHAAAGFTALGETPAFEGALPRPDAILLNGGVFNSPWISERLVEAVSGWWPDAPRISLLRHESLELAVARGAAYYGLVRRGHGLRIGGGAARAYYVGLQRPADSAEQPALCLIPRGFEEGQKVDLGERPFTLTLGRPVQFQLYSTTSDRIDKPGDLVPLAEDLKSLPPIHTLLKGASGKVAEVPVHLQAALTEIGTLELYCVSDVADERWRLEFELRGTGGSHELTVTESMPARFVEAKDNIERVYGNKPLPLGPKDVKQLGRTLEKALGPRETWRVPVLREMWSTLYAGASKRRRTDDHERVFYSLTGFTLRPGFGYPLDGWRAEQTFSLFDALVQHHTDKAVWTEFWVMWRRIAGGLTEAQQQKLYAYLQPHLSRKVPPNAPAAGKLKGIQPEGLEEMVRTAASLEHLSPGDKAEVGRWIAERLKAEAKSGGPWAWSLGRLGARVPLYGSSHKVVDVETAEAWLTLLLELDLRKIDGAPFAAAQLARLTGDRTRDVDPALRERAAQALVAAKASETWVRMVREVVALEAADEARALGDTLPAGLRLS from the coding sequence ATGCGAATCGTCGGCATCGACCTGGGCACCACCCACTGCGCGGTGGCGTCCGTGGACCCCGCCCGGGGCGCGAGCGCGCCCGTGGAGGACTTCCCCGTCTCGCAGCTCGTCCGACAGGGGGAGGTGGCGCCGCGCGCGCTGCTTCCCTCCACCGTGTACGTGCCCGCGGGCCACGAGCTGAGCGCCGAGTCGCTGCGCCTGCCCTGGGGTGACGACGGCGGGCCGTGGGTGGTGGGGGAGCTGGCGCGCTGGCAGGGCTCGCGCGTGCCGGGCCGGCTGATTGCCAGCGCCAAGAGCTGGCTGTGTCACCCGGGCGTGGACCGCTCCGCGCCCATCCTCCCGTGGGGCGCGCCGGCCGACGTGGCGAAGCTGTCCCCGGTGGACGCCAGCGCGCTGTTGCTCACCCACCTGGCGCGCGCGTGGGACTTCGCGCACCCGGACGCGCCGCTGGCGCAGCAGGAGGTGGTGATTACGGTCCCCGCCTCGTTCGACGAGGCCGCGCGCGCTCTCACCGTGAGCGCCGCTCGCAAGGCGGGGCTGGAGAAGTTCACGTTGTTGGAGGAGCCCCAGGCGGCCTTCTACGACTACACCGCGCGCCACCGCTCGGACCTGGAGCAGACGCTCTCCCACGTCCGGCTGGTGCTGGTGGTGGACGTGGGCGGCGGCACCACGGACTTCACGCTGGTGCACGCGGGCGTGTCGCCCGAGGGCCCCATGCTGCGGCGGCTCGCCGTGGGCGACCACCTGATGCTGGGTGGCGACAACATGGACGCGGCGCTGGCCCGGCGCGTGGAGGAGAAGCTTTTTTCGGACGGGCGGCGGCTGTCCGCCACGCAGTGGACGCAGGCCATCCAGGCCGCGCGCACGGCGAAGGAGGCCCTGCTCGGCAAGGCGCCTCCAGAGAAGTACGGCGTGTCGCTGGTGAGCGAGGGCAGCCGGCTGTTGGGCGGCACGTTGTCCTCGGAGCTGTCTCGCGAGGAGGCCCACGCGCTGGTGCTGGATGGGTTCTTCCCGCGCACGCCGCCCACGGAGCGGCCTCGCCGGGCCGCGCGCATGGCGCTCCAGGAGCTGGGCCTGCCGTACGTGCAGGACGCGGCGGTGACGCGGCACCTGGCGGCGTTCCTCGCGCAGCACGCGGCGGCGGGCTTCACGGCGCTGGGCGAGACGCCTGCGTTTGAAGGCGCCCTCCCCCGCCCCGACGCCATCCTGCTCAACGGCGGCGTCTTCAACTCGCCCTGGATTTCGGAGCGGCTGGTGGAGGCCGTCTCCGGGTGGTGGCCGGACGCGCCGCGCATCTCCCTGCTGCGGCACGAGTCCCTGGAGCTCGCGGTGGCGCGGGGCGCGGCGTACTACGGGCTGGTGCGGCGTGGGCATGGCCTGCGCATCGGCGGTGGCGCGGCGCGCGCGTACTACGTGGGCCTGCAGCGTCCCGCGGACAGCGCGGAGCAGCCCGCCCTGTGCCTCATCCCTCGCGGCTTCGAGGAGGGACAGAAGGTGGACCTGGGCGAGCGCCCCTTCACGCTCACCCTCGGCAGGCCCGTGCAGTTCCAGCTCTACTCGACGACGAGCGACCGCATCGACAAGCCTGGAGATTTGGTGCCCCTGGCGGAGGACCTGAAGTCGCTGCCGCCCATCCACACGCTGCTCAAGGGGGCGTCGGGCAAGGTGGCGGAGGTGCCGGTGCACCTGCAGGCGGCGCTGACGGAGATTGGCACGCTGGAGCTGTACTGCGTCTCCGACGTCGCGGACGAGCGCTGGAGGTTGGAGTTCGAGCTGCGCGGCACGGGGGGCTCACACGAGCTCACCGTCACCGAGTCCATGCCCGCGCGCTTCGTGGAGGCCAAGGACAACATCGAGCGCGTCTACGGGAACAAGCCGCTGCCGTTGGGGCCCAAGGACGTGAAGCAGCTCGGGCGGACGTTGGAGAAGGCGCTGGGGCCGCGCGAGACGTGGCGGGTGCCGGTGCTGCGCGAGATGTGGAGCACGCTGTACGCGGGCGCGAGCAAGCGCCGCCGCACCGATGACCACGAGCGCGTCTTCTACAGCCTCACGGGCTTCACGCTGCGCCCGGGCTTCGGCTATCCGCTGGACGGCTGGCGCGCGGAGCAGACCTTCAGCCTGTTCGACGCGCTGGTGCAGCACCACACGGACAAGGCGGTGTGGACGGAGTTCTGGGTGATGTGGCGGCGCATCGCCGGTGGCCTGACGGAGGCGCAGCAGCAGAAGCTCTACGCCTACCTGCAGCCGCACCTGTCGAGGAAGGTGCCGCCCAACGCGCCCGCCGCCGGGAAGCTCAAGGGCATCCAGCCCGAGGGGCTGGAGGAGATGGTGCGCACCGCGGCCTCGCTGGAGCACCTGTCGCCCGGGGACAAGGCGGAGGTGGGCCGGTGGATCGCCGAGCGGCTGAAGGCCGAGGCGAAGTCCGGTGGCCCGTGGGCGTGGTCCTTGGGGCGACTGGGCGCGCGGGTGCCGCTCTACGGCAGCAGCCACAAGGTCGTGGACGTGGAGACGGCCGAGGCGTGGCTGACGCTCCTGCTGGAGCTGGACCTGCGCAAGATCGACGGTGCGCCGTTCGCGGCGGCGCAGCTCGCGCGGCTCACCGGAGACAGGACGCGGGACGTGGACCCCGCCTTGCGCGAGCGCGCGGCCCAGGCGCTCGTCGCGGCCAAGGCGTCCGAGACGTGGGTGCGCATGGTGCGTGAGGTCGTGGCGCTGGAGGCGGCGGACGAGGCCCGCGCGCTCGGCGACACGCTGCCCGCGGGACTCAGGTTGTCCTGA
- a CDS encoding bifunctional metallophosphatase/5'-nucleotidase, producing the protein MRSPRPFLVALATCAAACAGTPATPTPAASSSEPVRLTLVGLNDFHGNVEPHRTRLSDGRVVEEGGAATLAAYVARLRADNPGGVLLLDGGDLFQGTLASNLTEGAVVVDVYNHLGFTAAAIGNHEFDYGPVGASPMALTPSEDPLGALKARVKQARFPMLSANLRDAATGKTPAWLGNDGTHLLTVKGVRVGVLGLTTESTPSVTNPANVGSLRFLPLASSALEASRSLRARGADVVVAVAHAGGHCADLSNPRDTSSCERGGDAEIVDMLAALPPGTLDAVVAGHTHQVMGHFIQGVPVIETTGLARSVGVVELFVDPVRRRVEPSLTRIQAAIPLCSQVDAVHGDCDGRQLRERAEVKLVPSRFLGAEVRPDSDVEALLAPTLAEVDAAQRREAGVSCASPLARSFTEEGALGNVVADALREAVGADAAVMNPGGIRADLPGGVLSFGHVYQALPFDNTVAVLTLSGTELELLLKLAHGVDRGAVFAVSGLELTLARCPGPGRLLSVTLEGGKPLVAEKRYRVAVPDFLARGGDGVEGVTRPLPPERAELAPFQGMDLREALIAYGRAHGGVLPTPALGRVRYSGVAEACPTASR; encoded by the coding sequence ATGCGTTCACCGCGTCCCTTCCTCGTCGCGCTCGCGACCTGTGCCGCCGCCTGCGCCGGCACGCCCGCCACCCCGACGCCCGCCGCGTCCTCGTCCGAGCCGGTGCGGCTCACCCTGGTGGGCCTCAACGACTTCCATGGCAACGTGGAGCCGCACCGCACGCGGCTCTCCGACGGGCGCGTGGTGGAGGAGGGCGGCGCGGCCACCCTCGCCGCGTATGTCGCCCGCCTGCGCGCGGACAATCCGGGCGGCGTGCTGCTGTTGGACGGTGGCGACCTCTTCCAGGGGACGCTGGCCTCCAACCTCACCGAGGGCGCCGTGGTGGTGGACGTCTACAACCACCTGGGCTTCACCGCGGCGGCCATCGGCAACCACGAGTTCGACTACGGCCCGGTGGGTGCCTCTCCCATGGCGTTGACTCCGAGCGAGGACCCGCTCGGCGCACTGAAGGCCCGGGTGAAGCAGGCGCGCTTCCCCATGCTGTCCGCCAACCTCCGTGACGCGGCCACGGGCAAGACGCCCGCGTGGCTCGGCAACGACGGCACGCACCTGCTCACCGTGAAGGGCGTGCGCGTGGGCGTGCTGGGGCTCACCACGGAGTCCACGCCGAGCGTCACCAACCCCGCCAACGTCGGCTCGCTGCGCTTCCTGCCCCTGGCGTCCTCGGCGCTGGAGGCGTCGCGCTCCCTGCGCGCGCGCGGCGCGGACGTGGTGGTGGCGGTGGCGCACGCGGGCGGCCACTGCGCGGACCTGTCGAACCCGCGCGACACGTCGAGCTGTGAGCGCGGCGGCGACGCGGAGATTGTGGACATGCTGGCCGCGCTGCCTCCGGGCACGCTGGACGCGGTGGTCGCCGGGCACACGCACCAGGTGATGGGCCACTTCATCCAGGGCGTGCCCGTCATCGAGACGACGGGGCTGGCGCGCTCGGTGGGCGTGGTGGAGCTGTTCGTGGACCCCGTCCGCCGGCGCGTGGAGCCGTCGCTCACGCGCATCCAGGCCGCGATTCCCCTCTGCTCTCAGGTGGACGCGGTCCATGGGGACTGTGATGGCCGGCAACTGCGCGAGCGCGCCGAGGTGAAGCTGGTGCCATCGAGGTTCCTGGGCGCCGAGGTGCGGCCGGATTCGGACGTGGAAGCGCTGCTGGCGCCCACGCTGGCGGAGGTGGACGCGGCGCAGCGACGGGAGGCGGGCGTGTCGTGCGCGTCGCCGCTGGCCCGGAGCTTCACGGAGGAGGGCGCGCTGGGCAACGTCGTCGCGGACGCGCTGCGCGAGGCGGTGGGCGCGGACGCCGCGGTGATGAACCCCGGTGGCATCCGCGCGGACCTGCCGGGTGGGGTGCTGTCCTTCGGCCACGTCTACCAGGCGCTGCCCTTCGACAACACGGTGGCGGTGCTGACGCTCAGCGGCACGGAGCTGGAGCTCCTCTTGAAGCTGGCGCATGGCGTGGACCGGGGCGCGGTGTTCGCGGTGTCCGGGCTGGAGCTGACGCTGGCTCGCTGCCCGGGGCCGGGGCGGCTCTTGTCCGTCACCCTGGAGGGTGGAAAGCCCCTGGTCGCCGAGAAGCGCTACCGGGTGGCGGTGCCGGACTTCCTCGCGCGGGGTGGGGACGGGGTGGAGGGCGTGACGCGGCCGCTGCCTCCCGAGCGCGCGGAGCTGGCCCCGTTCCAGGGGATGGACCTGCGCGAGGCGTTGATCGCCTACGGGCGCGCCCACGGGGGCGTCCTGCCCACGCCGGCCCTGGGGCGGGTGCGCTACAGCGGTGTCGCGGAGGCGTGTCCCACCGCCTCGCGTTGA
- a CDS encoding myxosortase-dependent phytase-like phosphatase encodes MRHPLILALAAFLIGAAAFAQPVRVSPVRQTSPEPGASGAPLRDVAIWVGSADGGTDSLLLTAYDNANSGLFTFGLNGQQVESEFDGPTLSVSLRDGFRLGNDTLSLAVTANSVNGLSAYRVDGRRGTNKVERINTAPLVNNSTQFNSVALYRSPSSGRFYVFAGNPSGSLLQFELSGEDGGMSATLARDALDVGGAITGLVVDEELGYVYVVQSGVAIWRYSAEPNGGTSRTEVASLTGTGRDLSGTVNRLALYRGANAQGYLLAADTSANAFGVLDRRTYAFLGSFQVVAGDGGVIGAVESPLALAVAAQPMGSEFLDGLFVAQDSENSNLQNLKLVGWDKVAQAFTPPLRIDTRPSQGDGGTDGGSDAGSDGGGGGGGGPGPGIPGGGGFPEPDDGSGCSCATASVPGSVVLGLLALGLSVRRRRER; translated from the coding sequence ATGCGTCACCCTCTCATCCTCGCCCTGGCGGCGTTCCTCATTGGAGCGGCCGCCTTTGCCCAACCCGTGCGGGTGTCCCCTGTCCGCCAGACGAGCCCCGAGCCCGGCGCCAGCGGGGCGCCCCTGCGCGACGTCGCCATCTGGGTGGGCAGCGCGGACGGGGGCACCGACAGCCTGCTGCTGACGGCGTATGACAATGCCAACTCCGGGCTCTTCACCTTCGGGTTGAATGGTCAACAGGTGGAGTCGGAGTTCGATGGGCCCACGCTGAGCGTCTCCCTGCGTGACGGCTTCCGTCTGGGCAACGACACCCTGTCGCTCGCGGTGACGGCGAACAGTGTCAATGGGTTGTCGGCCTACCGGGTGGATGGGCGGCGCGGGACGAACAAGGTGGAGCGCATCAACACGGCGCCGCTCGTCAACAACAGCACGCAGTTCAACAGCGTGGCGCTCTATCGCAGCCCCTCCTCCGGTCGGTTCTATGTGTTCGCGGGCAACCCCTCCGGCTCGCTCCTGCAGTTCGAGCTGTCCGGTGAGGATGGCGGGATGTCGGCCACGCTGGCGCGCGACGCGCTGGACGTGGGCGGCGCCATCACCGGGCTCGTGGTGGACGAGGAGCTGGGCTACGTCTACGTGGTCCAGTCGGGCGTGGCCATCTGGCGCTACAGCGCGGAGCCCAACGGTGGCACCAGCCGCACCGAGGTGGCTTCGCTGACGGGCACGGGCCGCGACCTGTCGGGCACCGTCAACCGGCTCGCGCTGTACCGCGGCGCCAACGCGCAGGGCTACCTGCTGGCGGCGGACACCAGCGCCAACGCGTTCGGTGTGTTGGATCGCCGCACGTATGCGTTCCTGGGCTCGTTCCAGGTGGTGGCGGGGGATGGAGGAGTCATCGGCGCCGTGGAATCGCCGCTCGCGCTGGCGGTGGCCGCGCAGCCGATGGGCTCCGAGTTCCTCGACGGCCTGTTCGTCGCGCAGGACTCCGAAAACAGCAACCTGCAGAACCTGAAGCTGGTGGGTTGGGACAAGGTCGCCCAGGCCTTCACGCCGCCCTTGCGCATCGACACGCGCCCCTCGCAGGGGGACGGCGGCACGGATGGCGGCTCCGACGCGGGCTCCGACGGAGGTGGAGGTGGGGGCGGTGGGCCCGGGCCGGGCATCCCGGGTGGGGGTGGCTTCCCTGAGCCGGACGACGGGTCGGGTTGCTCGTGCGCCACCGCGTCGGTGCCTGGCAGCGTGGTGCTCGGGCTGCTGGCCCTGGGCCTGTCGGTGCGTCGTCGCCGCGAGCGCTGA